The following are encoded together in the Archocentrus centrarchus isolate MPI-CPG fArcCen1 chromosome 23, fArcCen1, whole genome shotgun sequence genome:
- the rpap3 gene encoding RNA polymerase II-associated protein 3 isoform X1 — protein sequence MEGSDMSGGNKAAELLLHMRQNAEELHSFMRELESWEVDIKRKDEALRTGVVEEVQEKVPPVRNRDYRAKMREKKKKKKELAGDGDSKTEAASQASRIKSYDYRSWDKFDVDKVLEELDKEEESPADSNESDSEDTAVDAEKALAEKEKGNKFFKDGKYDDAIECYTRGMAADPYNPVLPTNRATSFFRLKKYAVAESDCNLAIALDSNYFKAYARRGAARFALKKYEPALEDYEMVLKLDPENLEAQNEIKKIKEALGHEEPAFASKATQPQEAPAVDPDQQSRIEEQQRRQEAVFQKDRGNAYFKEGKYEAAVECYSRGIEADHMNVLLPANRAMAYLKLEKYKEAEEDCTKAIFLDSTYAKAFARRGTARVALGKLEEAKQDFQQVLKLEPGNKQALNELQKLQIDAGSSGRLQTEDSSQRRTVQPVDKPAHLRSTKPLRRIDIREVSGKVTVPEVDSGAYKPLPQEVVRDVEEGSSPLSTSPSAKMIKIEELSEASDQQTKKPEQAETIGPAEPSTEPASTATDPPPPPTNSFQLEADLRRIGNQPEIVYRYLKQIKSDAYAKIFHNSLEPDILNHILRTLRDFYIKNEDPAVVLETLGSLASVRRFDMAVMFMSSSEKKVLKELFDFLHQANLDRSSVTALQKKYGV from the exons GCAGTGACATGTCCGGGGGGAACAAAGCCGCTGAGTTGCTGCTTCATATGCGGCAAAATGCGGAGGAGCTGCACAGCTTCATGAGGGAGCTGGAGAGCTGGGAGGTGGACATAAAGAGGAAGGATGAGGCGCTGAGGACAGGGGTCGTTGAGGAGGTTCAG GAAAAAGTCCCACCAGTGCGCAACCGGGACTACAGAGCCAAGAtgagggagaagaagaaaaagaagaaggagcTCGCTGGAGATGGGGACTCAAAAACAGAGGCGGCCAGTCAAGCATCAAGAATCAAATCATATGACTATCGATCCTGGGACAAGTTTGATGTG GACAAGGTTCTGGAAGAACTGGATAAGGAGGAGGAATCACCTGCAGACTCCAATGAGTCGGACTCGGAGGACACTGCGGTCGATGCAGAGAAAGCACTGGCTGAGAAGGAAAAG GGTAACAAGTTTTTTAAAGATGGGAAGTACGACGACGCAATTGAGTGTTACACAAGAGGAATGGCTGCCGATCCTTACAACCCTGTGCTTCCCACAAACAGAGCCACGTCGTTTTTCAGGCTCAAAAA GTATGCTGTGGCTGAGTCTGACTGCAACCTGGCGATCGCTCTCGACAGCAACTACTTCAAAGCGTACGCGCGGAGAGGAGCAGCTCGGTTTGCGCTGAAGAAGTATGAACCTGCATTAGAAG ATTACGAGATGGTTCTCAAGCTTGACCCCGAGAACTTGGAAGCACAGaatgaaattaagaaaatcaaAGAG GCCCTCGGACATGAGGAACCTGCCTTTGCGAGTAAAGCCACGCAGCCGCAGGAGGCCCCCGCAGTCGATCCTGATCAACAGAGCCGGAtagaggagcagcagaggagacaGGAGGCGGTTTTCCAGAAGGACAGA GGGAATGCCTACTTCAAAGAAGGGAAGTATGAAGCAGCTGTTGAGTGCTACAGCCGAGGCATTGAGGCAGACCACATGAACGTCCTGCTGCCTGCCAACAGAGCCATGGCTTATCTCAAGCTGGAGAA GTataaggaggctgaggaggacTGCACTAAAGCCATTTTCCTGGATAGTACTTACGCCAAGGCTTTCGCCCGCCGAGGCACAGCCAGAGTGGCGTTAGGAAAGCTGGAAGAAGCCAAACAAG ATTTTCAGCAGGTGTTGAAACTGGAACCTGGAAACAAGCAGGCCCTGAATGAACTCCAGAAACTCCAGATA GACGCAGGCTCCAGCGGCCGTCTTCAGACAGAGGACAGCTCACAGAGGAGAACAGTCCAGCCAGTGGATAAACCGGCACATCTTCGCTCAACT aAACCTTTGAGGAGGATTGACATCAGGGAAGTCAGTGGAAAGGTGACGGTGCCTGAGGTGGACTCGGGTGCGTACAAGCCCTTACCGCAGGAAGTGGTGAGGGACGTTGAGGAGGGATCGTCTCCACTCTCTACGTCGCCCAGCGCCAAGATGATCAAAATTGAGGAGCTGTCAGAGGCATCAGACCA ACAGACCAAAAAACCAGAACAGGCAGAAACCATTGGTCCTGCTGAACCATCAACCGAGCCCGCCTCGACAGCGACAGACCCGCCGCCTCCGCCCACCAACAGCTTCCAGCTGGAGGCTGACCTCCGCAGGATCGGAAACCAGCCCGAAATTGTTTACAGATATCTGAAG cAAATCAAATCTGACGCCTACGCTAAGATTTTCCACAATTCCCTCGAACCCGACATCCTCAATCACATCCTGAGGACGCTGCGTGACTTCTACATCAA GAATGAAGACCCGGCCGTCGTGCTGGAGACTCTCGGCAGCCTTGCGAGCGTGAGGCGCTTCGACATGGCTGTTATGTTCATGTCATCCTCAGAGAAGAAAG TGCTTAAAGAACTGTTTGACTTTCTTCACCAAGCCAACCTGGACAGATCGTCCGTCACAGCCTTGCAGAAGAAGTACGGCGTGTGA
- the rpap3 gene encoding RNA polymerase II-associated protein 3 isoform X2: MSGGNKAAELLLHMRQNAEELHSFMRELESWEVDIKRKDEALRTGVVEEVQEKVPPVRNRDYRAKMREKKKKKKELAGDGDSKTEAASQASRIKSYDYRSWDKFDVDKVLEELDKEEESPADSNESDSEDTAVDAEKALAEKEKGNKFFKDGKYDDAIECYTRGMAADPYNPVLPTNRATSFFRLKKYAVAESDCNLAIALDSNYFKAYARRGAARFALKKYEPALEDYEMVLKLDPENLEAQNEIKKIKEALGHEEPAFASKATQPQEAPAVDPDQQSRIEEQQRRQEAVFQKDRGNAYFKEGKYEAAVECYSRGIEADHMNVLLPANRAMAYLKLEKYKEAEEDCTKAIFLDSTYAKAFARRGTARVALGKLEEAKQDFQQVLKLEPGNKQALNELQKLQIDAGSSGRLQTEDSSQRRTVQPVDKPAHLRSTKPLRRIDIREVSGKVTVPEVDSGAYKPLPQEVVRDVEEGSSPLSTSPSAKMIKIEELSEASDQQTKKPEQAETIGPAEPSTEPASTATDPPPPPTNSFQLEADLRRIGNQPEIVYRYLKQIKSDAYAKIFHNSLEPDILNHILRTLRDFYIKNEDPAVVLETLGSLASVRRFDMAVMFMSSSEKKVLKELFDFLHQANLDRSSVTALQKKYGV, encoded by the exons ATGTCCGGGGGGAACAAAGCCGCTGAGTTGCTGCTTCATATGCGGCAAAATGCGGAGGAGCTGCACAGCTTCATGAGGGAGCTGGAGAGCTGGGAGGTGGACATAAAGAGGAAGGATGAGGCGCTGAGGACAGGGGTCGTTGAGGAGGTTCAG GAAAAAGTCCCACCAGTGCGCAACCGGGACTACAGAGCCAAGAtgagggagaagaagaaaaagaagaaggagcTCGCTGGAGATGGGGACTCAAAAACAGAGGCGGCCAGTCAAGCATCAAGAATCAAATCATATGACTATCGATCCTGGGACAAGTTTGATGTG GACAAGGTTCTGGAAGAACTGGATAAGGAGGAGGAATCACCTGCAGACTCCAATGAGTCGGACTCGGAGGACACTGCGGTCGATGCAGAGAAAGCACTGGCTGAGAAGGAAAAG GGTAACAAGTTTTTTAAAGATGGGAAGTACGACGACGCAATTGAGTGTTACACAAGAGGAATGGCTGCCGATCCTTACAACCCTGTGCTTCCCACAAACAGAGCCACGTCGTTTTTCAGGCTCAAAAA GTATGCTGTGGCTGAGTCTGACTGCAACCTGGCGATCGCTCTCGACAGCAACTACTTCAAAGCGTACGCGCGGAGAGGAGCAGCTCGGTTTGCGCTGAAGAAGTATGAACCTGCATTAGAAG ATTACGAGATGGTTCTCAAGCTTGACCCCGAGAACTTGGAAGCACAGaatgaaattaagaaaatcaaAGAG GCCCTCGGACATGAGGAACCTGCCTTTGCGAGTAAAGCCACGCAGCCGCAGGAGGCCCCCGCAGTCGATCCTGATCAACAGAGCCGGAtagaggagcagcagaggagacaGGAGGCGGTTTTCCAGAAGGACAGA GGGAATGCCTACTTCAAAGAAGGGAAGTATGAAGCAGCTGTTGAGTGCTACAGCCGAGGCATTGAGGCAGACCACATGAACGTCCTGCTGCCTGCCAACAGAGCCATGGCTTATCTCAAGCTGGAGAA GTataaggaggctgaggaggacTGCACTAAAGCCATTTTCCTGGATAGTACTTACGCCAAGGCTTTCGCCCGCCGAGGCACAGCCAGAGTGGCGTTAGGAAAGCTGGAAGAAGCCAAACAAG ATTTTCAGCAGGTGTTGAAACTGGAACCTGGAAACAAGCAGGCCCTGAATGAACTCCAGAAACTCCAGATA GACGCAGGCTCCAGCGGCCGTCTTCAGACAGAGGACAGCTCACAGAGGAGAACAGTCCAGCCAGTGGATAAACCGGCACATCTTCGCTCAACT aAACCTTTGAGGAGGATTGACATCAGGGAAGTCAGTGGAAAGGTGACGGTGCCTGAGGTGGACTCGGGTGCGTACAAGCCCTTACCGCAGGAAGTGGTGAGGGACGTTGAGGAGGGATCGTCTCCACTCTCTACGTCGCCCAGCGCCAAGATGATCAAAATTGAGGAGCTGTCAGAGGCATCAGACCA ACAGACCAAAAAACCAGAACAGGCAGAAACCATTGGTCCTGCTGAACCATCAACCGAGCCCGCCTCGACAGCGACAGACCCGCCGCCTCCGCCCACCAACAGCTTCCAGCTGGAGGCTGACCTCCGCAGGATCGGAAACCAGCCCGAAATTGTTTACAGATATCTGAAG cAAATCAAATCTGACGCCTACGCTAAGATTTTCCACAATTCCCTCGAACCCGACATCCTCAATCACATCCTGAGGACGCTGCGTGACTTCTACATCAA GAATGAAGACCCGGCCGTCGTGCTGGAGACTCTCGGCAGCCTTGCGAGCGTGAGGCGCTTCGACATGGCTGTTATGTTCATGTCATCCTCAGAGAAGAAAG TGCTTAAAGAACTGTTTGACTTTCTTCACCAAGCCAACCTGGACAGATCGTCCGTCACAGCCTTGCAGAAGAAGTACGGCGTGTGA
- the LOC115773368 gene encoding peroxidasin homolog — protein sequence MTVGILYPFRCSASCNPSCQFSWTWGNMTSEGSELNLRILHEDLSLNLTCTAVNPATGQSVSVQKVLQVTDGPSSVVIGGVDVVTLGILYGFQCSASCYPACNFTWTWGNVTSQGPELSLKLTQLQAAQNLTCTAVSLDTGRSVTAHKMLQVAAGPSNIQISGPEFLPAGVASNFTCSAECYPSCNYTWSTVSEGLPINLAQGNSVSIIPLPGTVSAPLTCKAEDTLSHLYISTTLLLQVPDGPSSVVIGGVDVMTVGILYPFRCSASCNPSCQFSWTWGNMTSEGSELNLRILHEDLSLNLTCTAVNPATGQSVSVQKVLQVTDGPSSVVIGGVDVVTLGILYGFQCSASCYPACNFTWTWGNVTSQGPELSLKLTQLQAAQNLTCTAVSLDTGRSVTAHKMLQVAAGPSNIQISGPEFLPPGVVSNFTCSAECYPSCNYTWSTVSEGTVFSIPQENSVSIIPFPGTLSASLTCKAQDTLSHLYISTTLPLWVAWPDGSSATHPEQTSAVLLLAFIISAALTL from the exons ATGACAGTGGGAATCCTGTATCCTTTCCGGTGCTCTGCAAGCTGCAACCCCAGCTGCCAGTTCTCCTGGACCTGGGGTAACATGACCTCTGAGGGGTCAGAGCTGAACCTGCGGATACTGCACGAAGATCTATCTCTGAACTTGACGTGTACAGCAGTCAATCCTGCGACAGGACAATCAGTCTCTGTCCAAAAGGTGCTGCAAGTGACAG ACGGCCCGTCCTCAGTGGTGATCGGAGGGGTTGACGTAGTGACTCTAGGAATACTGTACGGTTTTCAGTGCTCGGCCAGTTGTTACCCTGCATGTAACTTCACCTGGACCTGGGGGAATGTGACCTCTCAGGGCCCAGAGCTGAGCCTGAAGCTTACGCAACTACAGGCAGCACAAAACCTTACTTGCACAGCTGTCAGTCTTGATACAGGAAGATCAGTCACTGCACACAAGATGCTGCAGGTGGCAG CTGGACCTTCAAACATACAGATCAGCGGCCCAGAATTTCTCCCTGCAGGAGTCGCGTCCAACTTCACCTGCTCGGCTGAGTGCTACCCGTCCTGCAACTATACATGGAGCACTGTCTCTGAAGGCTTACCAATCAATCTTGCACAAGGAAACTCAGTTTCCATCATTCCACTTCCTGGTACTGTCTCTGCTCCTCTCACCTGCAAAGCTGAGGACACCCTCTCACATCTTTACATCTCCACGACCCTGCTTCTGCAGGTTCCAG ACGGGCCATCCTCAGTGGTCATCGGTGGTGTGGACGTAATGACAGTGGGAATCCTGTATCCTTTCCGGTGCTCTGCAAGCTGCAACCCCAGCTGCCAGTTCTCCTGGACCTGGGGTAACATGACCTCTGAGGGGTCAGAGCTGAACCTGCGGATACTGCACGAAGATCTATCTCTGAACTTGACGTGTACAGCAGTCAATCCTGCGACAGGACAATCAGTCTCTGTCCAAAAGGTGCTGCAAGTGACAG ACGGCCCGTCCTCAGTGGTGATCGGAGGGGTTGACGTAGTGACTCTAGGAATACTGTACGGTTTTCAGTGCTCGGCCAGTTGTTACCCTGCATGTAACTTCACCTGGACCTGGGGGAATGTGACCTCTCAGGGCCCAGAGCTGAGCCTGAAGCTTACGCAACTACAGGCAGCACAAAACCTTACTTGCACAGCTGTCAGTCTTGATACAGGAAGATCAGTCACTGCACACAAGATGCTGCAGGTGGCAG CTGGACCTTCAAACATACAGATCAGCGGCCCAGAATTTCTCCCTCCAGGAGTCGTGTCCAACTTCACCTGCTCGGCTGAGTGCTACCCGTCCTGTAACTATACATGGAGCACTGTCTCTGAAGGCACAGTGTTCAGTATTCCACAAGAAAACTCAGTTTCCATCATTCCATTTCCCGGTACTCTCTCTGCGTCTCTCACCTGCAAAGCTCAGGACACCCTCTCACATCTTTACATCTCCACGACCCTGCCTCTGTGGGTGGCAT GGCCGGATGGCAGCTCGGCCACTCATCCTGAACAAACttcagctgtgctgctgctggcctTCATCATTTCTGCTGCCTTGACACTGTGA
- the LOC115773278 gene encoding uncharacterized protein LOC115773278 isoform X1 yields the protein MLTGCETVLCRSAVSRWYTSALCSKMENTYTSKPKGGYANLSRLLLLLFLAGFQPVLSSDGKHTQLDADGGLKAVIIGPNYVTVGVPSSIECGSNCNTCTYSMSLDGQSAMGQSNVLAFTVDSWREALTVTCMVTNDKGLSATTTKNLQVLAGPSNVSISGPNLMNPTLSHTYSCYTYCRPSCNYTWRTNKGPWIRSQGNVISITPWEMDRSKTVTCKATNSVSGLFATATQNIAVTSGPSEVHIEGPDIIEIAETYKYVCTAECHPSCRFLSSVDSQTTRGNVIEMTVDHPLKSVTLKCEAQNTASKKTATALKTVQMKGADLSLATRPENTSAVLLLAFIISAACTL from the exons ATGCTGACTGGCTGTGAGACTGTGTTGTGTCGGTCAGCTGTTTCCCGGTGGTACACTTCAGCTTTGTGCAGTAAAATGGAGAATACCTACACATCCAAACCAAAAGGAGGCTACGCAAATCTCAGCAGACTTTTGTTGCTTCTGTTTCTGGCAG gcTTTCAGCCAGTACTGTCTTCAGATGGAAAGCACACTCAATTAGATGCTGATG GGGGCTTGAAAGCAGTAATCATTGGCCCAAACTATGTGACAGTGGGTGTGCCCAGCAGCATTGAGTGTGGTTCTAATTGCAATACATGTACCTATTCCATGTCCCTGGATGGACAGAGTGCCATGGGTCAAAGCAATGTGCTAGCCTTCACTGTTGATAGTTGGAGGGAGGCTTTAACGGTGACGTGTATGGTCACCAATGACAAAGGGCTGAGTGCTACGACTACAAAGAACCTCCAGGTGTTAG CTGGACCTAGCAATGTTTCAATTTCAGGCCCCAATCTGATGAATCCCACATTGAGCCACACCTACAGCTGCTACACCTACTGTCGGCCATCTTGCAACTACACCTGGAGGACAAATAAAGGCCCGTGGATCCGCAGTCAAGGAAATGTTATTTCGATCACTCCTTGGGAGATGGACAGATCCAAAACGGTCACCTGCAAAGCCACCAATAGTGTGTCTGGGCTTTTTGCCACTGCTACGCAAAACATAGCTGTGACAT CTGGTCCATCAGAGGTTCATATTGAAGGGCCAGACATTATAGAAATTGCAGAAACGTATAAATACGTGTGCACTGCTGAATGTCACCCTTCTTGTCGCTTCCTGTCATCTGTGGACAGTCAGACCACGAGGGGCAATGTGATCGAGATGACAGTGGATCATCCACTTAAATCGGTCACTCTCAAGTGTGAAGCACAAAATACTGCCTCAAAGAAGACAGCTACAGCCTTAAAAACTGTACAGATGAAAG GGGCAGATCTCAGCCTGGCCACTCGTCCTGAAAACACttcagctgtgctgctgctggcctTCATCATTTCTGCTGCCTGCACACTGTGA
- the LOC115773278 gene encoding uncharacterized protein LOC115773278 isoform X2, which translates to MLTGCETVLCRSAVSRWYTSALCSKMENTYTSKPKGGYANLSRLLLLLFLAGFQPVLSSDGKHTQLDADGGLKAVIIGPNYVTVGVPSSIECGSNCNTCTYSMSLDGQSAMGQSNVLAFTVDSWREALTVTCMVTNDKGLSATTTKNLQVLAGPSNVSISGPNLMNPTLSHTYSCYTYCRPSCNYTWRTNKGPWIRSQGNVISITPWEMDRSKTVTCKATNSVSGLFATATQNIAVTWADLSLATRPENTSAVLLLAFIISAACTL; encoded by the exons ATGCTGACTGGCTGTGAGACTGTGTTGTGTCGGTCAGCTGTTTCCCGGTGGTACACTTCAGCTTTGTGCAGTAAAATGGAGAATACCTACACATCCAAACCAAAAGGAGGCTACGCAAATCTCAGCAGACTTTTGTTGCTTCTGTTTCTGGCAG gcTTTCAGCCAGTACTGTCTTCAGATGGAAAGCACACTCAATTAGATGCTGATG GGGGCTTGAAAGCAGTAATCATTGGCCCAAACTATGTGACAGTGGGTGTGCCCAGCAGCATTGAGTGTGGTTCTAATTGCAATACATGTACCTATTCCATGTCCCTGGATGGACAGAGTGCCATGGGTCAAAGCAATGTGCTAGCCTTCACTGTTGATAGTTGGAGGGAGGCTTTAACGGTGACGTGTATGGTCACCAATGACAAAGGGCTGAGTGCTACGACTACAAAGAACCTCCAGGTGTTAG CTGGACCTAGCAATGTTTCAATTTCAGGCCCCAATCTGATGAATCCCACATTGAGCCACACCTACAGCTGCTACACCTACTGTCGGCCATCTTGCAACTACACCTGGAGGACAAATAAAGGCCCGTGGATCCGCAGTCAAGGAAATGTTATTTCGATCACTCCTTGGGAGATGGACAGATCCAAAACGGTCACCTGCAAAGCCACCAATAGTGTGTCTGGGCTTTTTGCCACTGCTACGCAAAACATAGCTGTGACAT GGGCAGATCTCAGCCTGGCCACTCGTCCTGAAAACACttcagctgtgctgctgctggcctTCATCATTTCTGCTGCCTGCACACTGTGA